TAATGTATAGGATTCTGTTAATTCCGCTAATAAAAAAAAGCATGTATCgtgtagaaaattacaaaaagaaACGTCTTTTGTACAGAGACGTGCGGTGCATAATTAAACATTCGATCGTGCTGTGATGGAAGATGGCGAAAAAATCCTAGCCGTGAACAGAAATTCGGCAAAAAAGATACTTGTCGCTTATTCTTTGTGCCTCGATCGATCTTGAGTATATGCTAAACTTGTCACATTCTCTATTTTAGGAACCGATCGATGAACAATAAGATCGATAAGATGCGGCAAGACAGTGCTGTGTACACAAAACACCGGAGAAGCCtctcagtctcgggcaaacacACGGAGCGTGTTCTTTAACCGGTTTCTAAAGTGAATATTTGCAAAACTGATGGACAATATCGCGTAGCATGCGACGTAGAATAAACCAAAGAACGTGCCAATATTAAATTTGCGGGTACGAATGGCCAATGATGTCGTAATCAGAATCGATTTCAAGCTCTGACATTCGAATAGATGATTCAAATAAAAAGAGAACGAGTCCTCCGTGAGTTGTGTATCAATAAAGTCGAACGTTCAATGAGAAAAACGGGATGCGATGACTCGATGATAATTCTGGGAGAAATCGGAAGTCTTACGTTCTACCGCTAAGTACGAGATTAAAATCCGGCCTTCTGCGCACGTAATTGCTCCAATGGGGACGTAATGGCAGTTCTAAGTTCCTATAATATTGCACGTGCGTTAGGAAAGCCAAGTCAGTCCGAAATTGGTATTCTCATTTTGTGATCGATTGGCTTAGAAATAGCGCAATGGTAGAGGGTGTATGCAACGGTATTATTATTGGAAAGATATAAGATATTCAGCGCgcaaaaataataaaacttTGTCTGACTTATCTATAACAATATGTATGTAATATAGAAGATATTAAATACATctgattttagatgtaattgaTCACTGTGTTTCTTCTTTTAAAATTAAACTCGTAATTTTTCTGAAAAATTTAGTTATTACAGTAATTTACTATCATCACACGCTGAATGCAATTCTAAAGTAACGATCACATATTGCGACTCGTCGTAAACGTTACAGTTAAATTAGCACGGTGAAACCGCGataataaaatttaaataacTATTTATAAGTACCTACCATGTGTATGAATAAAACAGTACACGAAACTTTTTTTACCCAATTAATATTAACGTATAAAGTAAATTAAATTAACGCGGAAGAAACGAAACTGATTAATAGCATTGTGTTGGAAAAATTTATCTCATAAACAAGCCTAATCCTACCTGCAATTTATCAAGGAAGAACTACTGGGAACAGGTGGGAGGACACGAACTTTCGGATGTCTCTTAAGAAACCTGCTCGCCCCCTGATACGGTGGATCAAGGTTGATCAATCGATTTCTTGTGGCTTTCGAGGCCTTCTCCCAATACGTCTGAGCATTGACTCTCTCTTTCCCGTCGTAATCTTCCTTCACAACCACGGTAGTTCCTTTAATTTCCGGCAATATTCGGAATTTAATGCTTCTGTTCCTGGTACCAATTTCCTCGATCGTTTCTAGTTCAACGGACTCGACTTGCTCGACATCCGCAAGATCAAACGCATCCATGGAAGACGCCAAGCTATCGCTACTTTCGTTCAATATCGTTTTCCTTCGAATTCCATTCTCTATCTCGAGCGTTTCTCTGCGTCGCGACTTCATGGACCGACTCATCAACGTGTCGTCCACGCGAACTCGTTGACTCAATCTTACGCAAGATTCAGACAGAACTATCGAACGTAAATTCTGTTTAATTCGATCTTTTTTTGTAGAGGATGGTTCGATATTGTCTGTAGTATCCTGTACGTGATGCTCGATGCTATTGTCGCTGTCACAGTCGAAATCTTTGGCTGcgttatttttataaatttcttGGACTTCTTCCTGCGCAACGTCCGCTTGTGTCTCAGGATTGCGTTCATTCGTATCGAACTGCCGCGTCGAGGATCCATTTGGATTGTAATTAAAGTCAGTCTCATTAAGATTTATTCCACTTCGAATTTCCAAAGGATCTTGTATGGTCTCACCTTTTTGGAAATTCTCGTTCGCGAAACTGCTACGCGTTTGTGCTTCGGTGTAACAAGAATTTTCGATGGTATTAACGCAACCTTCGCCAACTCCCTTTTCACACTTGAAGTAAGGCGAGATCTCCAATGAACAGTTACAAATATTTATCTGACTAGCAATTTCTTTTTTGTCTGTTTTTGGAAATTTTACTTCTGCCTCTTGTTGCGCTGGAGATGCGGGCTTTGAGaaatttttcttctcttttctcaTTCCTGGTGATGAAACTGTTGAAAAACTTAgtgaaattttattaaattcaTTCTGTCTGCCACCAGAACAATTTCGGAATTGTACGATATCGTTTCCCGTGTCGGTCGCTCTCGGTTTAGCGATTTTTGTATCAGACGCATGTCTCGAACTTAAACAATTTGAGTCTCTGCTCTCAACGCGGTACAACACCTCTGACCCTGCTTCTACGTCCACTTCGATTTTCCATTCAGAATTTCCAGATAATTCTTTATTCGAATTTTCATAATCGTCGTAGTTAAAGTTCGAACATTCCTCTGAGTTTATAAACGGCGTGCTCGATCTAGTTGGTTGTAGCATACATTCCGTAAAGGAAGGATCAGATTCCATTTCAATCCAATTTGTTTCAGTGTTATAAAACGCAGAATCGTTGTCCATTGTGTCAGTTTTTGGATATTCTAGTCCATTTTGTAGGGGCAGAACAGCAGTTTCCACATCAATATTATTAAATTCGTCATCCTCCTTTCTGAGATCTTTAACGTATGTTACTTTATTCTTTCCTTCACAACTTGATTGTTTAGAATGCGATGTCAATTGATTTACTTCTTCACATGCGTTTGGTTCGTCATTTTTTTCTTCGAGTGCAATCGTTTCACAAAAACGATCAAATTCATCAAGATATGCAAACTGTTCGGAGGAAATTGGTGATAAATCCTTCAAGTTTCCCTGGATATCTTCGTTTACAATGTTAATGTATTCATTTGTGCTTGCAATTTGTGCAATTTCACAATCCaatgaatttgtattttttatCACGGCTGTACTGGTATTCAATATCTGAGTAGTCATATTGTTATTTTGCGGAACCTGTAGATGCATAGCTTCGAAATTATCGCAAGAATTCGATTCATCTACATACATTGCGGATTTTAATCGCTTCTTATCCAAAATTCTGTCACGTGACGATTTTAAACCTTCAGAAGATAATTTTATGCTCCTGGCTTCGAAACCAATATCTTCTTCGTCACATTGAATCTCAGTTCCCGTACTTTCATCCCTTATCAGGGAGTCTTTAAAACACTCTGATTTAACACTCGATTCTTTTAAATTTCTGCGAGAATATTTAGAACCGTTTTCCGTGTTCATTTCGCGAGAAAAGCCAGAGTTAACGGAGGAAAAATTACGATAAGGCATCTTGTCCGGGTCTCCTAAACAGAATTCCACGCGAGGACTGTGCCTTACTGGCTTCCATTTCTTATCTCTTCCAGTATGCACGTTCTCTGCAATATTACTCATTACAGAATCTCTGAACGAATACGTTCGATTCAACGTGGATGAGGCATTCGACCAATTTACGCTTCCGCTTCTGGAGCTCAATTTGCTTGCCCCCTCGTTAGCAATTCCACCGAACGCAAGCTCGATATTCTCCAACCGTTTCTCGTACACGGATAAATCCTCGATACGTTCTTTCAGATCGAGGAACTTAGTATCCACAGATATATCTTGAGTTCTCGCATTTTCTTTATTACTTCCGCAATCTTTCCCCTGACTGATCAGCTTCCACGTGGTCAACTGATTCTCCTTGTATATATTGCAAGGTTTCACGGTAACGCCTGCAATTTCATCGTTAATCGAAACATCATTAACTCTCGGATTGCCTTGACTTCTGGCTGACACGATATTCGCTTTCAGCGACCTAGCGGAGTGCGTCGGTTGATGTTTCCCGTCCTGTTTCATTCTCTGCGCTCCAGCATCGTTTCGTTTGATTTTTTCTTGCATCCATCTCGGCTGTTTCTTGCAGGATTTCGGCGAGGGAATGCCGTTGCAATCTTCGAGGCTCTCTCTCTTAGGTTTTAAAGGCGGGACAGGGAGATAGGAGGGTCTTTTAACAGGGGGCGCAGGTCGAAAGGTAGTCGGTCCGGCCTCGTCTTCCGGTGGCCTGAGGATGAGGAAACAGGATCAAGGATGCGTACCTGACATCAGGAGAAGGTCATCAGGCTTTTGTAAATTACTTAAGCACGACGTCGTTTAAGTCGTATCTAATTGGCAACAACCTTGTCCCCTTTCCTTCTCCTCATGCACGCTACTAATATGTACGTAAACTATGCTCCACATATTCCCCGGGAAACGCGTCGATGGCGGTGCGTAAGCAGAGAAGAAGACTCACCTGTTAACACGATCTATCGCTCGTGACTTCATCGGGACTACGGGATTGGCGGGCTCTTTCGTTTGACCAGATCGTCTGCTGTAATAGAAATATAGTTAGTTACTTTAGCTATACTTACAAGTAACACTAAAAGACTTTGTGTTTCTTATCTAATACTAATTTACAACAAATCGAGTGCGAACATCAACGGCAACAGATTACTGTTTTAGCAGATTGACAAGTTTCTAACTCTCTTAAGAGGCGTGCAACTCACGTGACAGTTGATTTCTGTTTGACAGGACTGTCATTGCTCTTGTTGCAGCTCGGAGCCGAGGCGCACTCCTTCGTTTTAGCTTGGGTCAGCGTGGGCGACGTCTTGTTGCCGGAACTCAAGGTGATCGCTGACCCCGGTGCATACTTCTCGCGGGTCACCTGTCGACGACTCTTCACCGCTGGCGCCCGATACTTCATCCGTGCTTCGAGCCGTTCCTTGGCGATGTTGGTCGCGGGGCTGGCCGGCACACGTGTAATCCTTTCTTTGCACCAGGCCACATGTCTGTCGTAGGCCTTGACGCCAAAATGTCGATTGCAGGTGGGACATAGTCCTTGCTCGTTAGCGCGCGTCGGCGCGTTTGGCGTCACCGTTGTGCCACCCTGCTTCTGCATCGTGTTGTCCACCTAAAAAGGAGTTACAACTTTGTAACAAATTGCATTTCACTTTACGATTGCAAACACTGCACGAACGTAGGTCGTTCAAGGTTGTTTTCTTCTTTCCTGCTCTCGAGATTGCCAGAATTTCGTCGAGATACATATGAAACTGTTCGCGTAGCTTTCAGCAGTTTGAAGACGCTTTCTACCCCTGTTACTTTCACCAGTTTTTCTTCTCTAGGATAAATCGTAGTATTGAGTATTTTGGAAGTGGAGATTTAATAGTATTATGTGAAAAGTCTGAATTTTACCAAAGGGTGCAAGAGTTGAAGTAGCTTTGTTTGTGCGGGGTAATAATTTAAAATTATAGCTACTCATGTAGAAGAGAGTAGATGGAGGATTGCTTTTTATTTGGTATTTATTTTGCACGCTTGCTAATCAGCAATTCCGATACATTTTCGGCTTTTTTCGCAGGAGGTTTCAACAAGCTTTTCGGAATTAAACATTTGTTATATTCTAGTCGAAGTTTTGTTTGCGGGACTTGAAAGGAATTGAGTTACATTATTTGTGATATCTTCAAGTTAATTCGAAGAGTTTACTTGAGGAAACGTCGACGATGTGCTGCAATCTCCAGGCAGACTTAAAAGGACACGATGACTAACCATCTGTTATTGCGAAGTAGTTGAAATATTTTCACGATACAATTTGTTAAAGTTACCTACTTTTATTGGAATAACGCCAATACGATATACTTTCTTAGCATTTAACAAAGTTGACATTTAAAAGAATACAATAAGGGCGACATGTAAAAACTTTGTGAGGGTGTGTGGTAGAAGGAATTCATCTCACGCGCGCGAATGCATTTGCATCATACGCGATGCATCTGGGTTAATCTACGTTCTAGCTGCAATTCTCACCTAACAACTTTGCAATCTCGTGTTTCACAATCACCCCCGTTCACGTGTTATCTACTTACCTTGTTAACTGTAATAACAACGGATTATAATCTCGGTTGATTAGTCATTTGTACATTGTAAACATATACTAACTCTTCGCTGTTATAAAGTCTACGTTATAAACATTAAACGTACACTTAAGTATTCATTTTGGTGTTATCAGTTGGTGTTAGCTTGAAAAGCATTTAGCGATGAAACTGTTTTAGATTTGATACAACGAACGTATGAATTAcataaatattgctatttttttaattaaaaaatataggtATTATTCAATGGAAGATGAAATATTTGATTTTCCATACATGCGCGAATCAACACAGATATATCTACGATAGATAACATAAAAGTTCATTTTTCTAACTATACTATCACGAACAAAAAATGCCACTTGCAATACTTTATATCTCGATACCATACAACCGTCGATCTTGTTTACCAATTCCATACACGACAAATGACTCACAGTATTTATTCGAGCTATGTACATAGAACGAGCGAACATCCACCGCAATCCATCGCTAAAATAAATACAacaaataaaatgaaatatctCTCACCATGTATTCCTTCCATTAGCTAGAAAAAAAACTTGATAATAAGCTATCTTCGCTGTACCAAGGTAGTACACCAAAGAGGTGGAACACTTACGATTTCGTTGCGAGCCGCGCGGATGGCCTGCAGGAAGTCATCGTGAGTCTGCTTCCAGGTGGACTTCGGTTTGGAGGACCTGTCGCCGGAGGAGTGTCGCTTCTTCTCCTGTCTTGGCAGAAACTCTGCCAACTCCGTGCCCTGGATCCTCTGCTTGGCCGAGTCGAAGGGCTTCCTCTTTTTGTTCGCGGACCTCTCGCAGATTTTCGAGTGCTTCTCGAGCGACTGCGGCATAAACGTCCGTGCGCAGATTGCGCACGGCAGAAGGACGGGCGGCGCATCTGTGTCC
This is a stretch of genomic DNA from Xylocopa sonorina isolate GNS202 chromosome 8, iyXylSono1_principal, whole genome shotgun sequence. It encodes these proteins:
- the LOC143426374 gene encoding uncharacterized protein LOC143426374 encodes the protein MLCCVSRRVLAGVEQGLPYDYCSSKERPDDADKARQIETPLPEADAPPVLLPCAICARTFMPQSLEKHSKICERSANKKRKPFDSAKQRIQGTELAEFLPRQEKKRHSSGDRSSKPKSTWKQTHDDFLQAIRAARNEIVDNTMQKQGGTTVTPNAPTRANEQGLCPTCNRHFGVKAYDRHVAWCKERITRVPASPATNIAKERLEARMKYRAPAVKSRRQVTREKYAPGSAITLSSGNKTSPTLTQAKTKECASAPSCNKSNDSPVKQKSTVTRRSGQTKEPANPVVPMKSRAIDRVNRPPEDEAGPTTFRPAPPVKRPSYLPVPPLKPKRESLEDCNGIPSPKSCKKQPRWMQEKIKRNDAGAQRMKQDGKHQPTHSARSLKANIVSARSQGNPRVNDVSINDEIAGVTVKPCNIYKENQLTTWKLISQGKDCGSNKENARTQDISVDTKFLDLKERIEDLSVYEKRLENIELAFGGIANEGASKLSSRSGSVNWSNASSTLNRTYSFRDSVMSNIAENVHTGRDKKWKPVRHSPRVEFCLGDPDKMPYRNFSSVNSGFSREMNTENGSKYSRRNLKESSVKSECFKDSLIRDESTGTEIQCDEEDIGFEARSIKLSSEGLKSSRDRILDKKRLKSAMYVDESNSCDNFEAMHLQVPQNNNMTTQILNTSTAVIKNTNSLDCEIAQIASTNEYINIVNEDIQGNLKDLSPISSEQFAYLDEFDRFCETIALEEKNDEPNACEEVNQLTSHSKQSSCEGKNKVTYVKDLRKEDDEFNNIDVETAVLPLQNGLEYPKTDTMDNDSAFYNTETNWIEMESDPSFTECMLQPTRSSTPFINSEECSNFNYDDYENSNKELSGNSEWKIEVDVEAGSEVLYRVESRDSNCLSSRHASDTKIAKPRATDTGNDIVQFRNCSGGRQNEFNKISLSFSTVSSPGMRKEKKNFSKPASPAQQEAEVKFPKTDKKEIASQINICNCSLEISPYFKCEKGVGEGCVNTIENSCYTEAQTRSSFANENFQKGETIQDPLEIRSGINLNETDFNYNPNGSSTRQFDTNERNPETQADVAQEEVQEIYKNNAAKDFDCDSDNSIEHHVQDTTDNIEPSSTKKDRIKQNLRSIVLSESCVRLSQRVRVDDTLMSRSMKSRRRETLEIENGIRRKTILNESSDSLASSMDAFDLADVEQVESVELETIEEIGTRNRSIKFRILPEIKGTTVVVKEDYDGKERVNAQTYWEKASKATRNRLINLDPPYQGASRFLKRHPKVRVLPPVPSSSSLINCRNLELPLRPHWSNYVRRRPDFNLVLSGRTGKDYDPFLLAEQQMNDLLSDTSEQSVTDSPPNVQNRDSSFPLSHSSAFVKYPRDSSLSTPEKRASLIVPPSEFDELTSDFSSDSTETNSLSRELFLRDLKQSNDYRESTSKSTLARKSPVRELGRRVIIDKSRALGGEPYDDARRGSRSFVGSTERARRILDKVSPKPGRPSVNRSGSIRASSAPKTTPDRKNGSNEKRSSRNENDTRSSGDRFDNRNNNYANLSGSNLSLSSIVSSDVDIKRSNSVFDELMTSFEDENEPFPSLKSLLKNDSLSVSSPIRGRQRNGRISDDELSSPESYKKQDHGKMSADSAYSSLNRKYSHHGRSTNDVAARFDEEPSRNNRRNVDGNTAGGKCKMSKYCHECGSKFPETAKFCCECGIRRLAL